Proteins from a genomic interval of Arachis hypogaea cultivar Tifrunner chromosome 10, arahy.Tifrunner.gnm2.J5K5, whole genome shotgun sequence:
- the LOC112715735 gene encoding transcription elongation factor TFIIS yields the protein MEKELIELYDAAKKAADAASCEDAGPHEESRCIDALNQLKKFPVNYKILVSTQVGKHLKHITKHPRQKIRAFAHDLIEIWKDIILTETGRIKNGGSDNKDSANGDRAKSGKMQKSPSVKVEKVENGTSRPISAKVHHVDGKIEKNNGAANVKVEKIVKEEMQVSGTKKMSTSSPVTPKLKTMIKSNDAMRDKIRDLLHEALSKVSGEAEEDMVDEVNACDPIRVAVKVESVLFEKWGPSNGAQKVKYRSLMFNLKDQNNPDFRRKVLLGYIEPERLINMSTADMASEQRKKENEKIYEKALFECERGGPPKATTDQFKCGRCGQRKCTYYQMQTRSADEPMTTYVTCTVCSNRWKFC from the exons ATGGAGAAGGAGCTAATCGAGCTCTACGATGCAGCCAAGAAGGCCGCCGATGCCGCCAGCTGCGAAGACGCCGGCCCTCACGAAGAGTCCCGATGTATCGATGCCCTCAATCAGCTCAAGAAATTCCCCGTCAATTACAAGATTCTCGTCAGCACCCAG GTTGGCAAACATCTTAAACATATCACAAAGCATCCAAGGCAGAAAATTCGGGCATTTGCTCATGACCTAATTGAGATATGGAAAGACATAATATTAACCGAAACAGGCAGAATAAAGAATGGGGGCTCTGATAACAAAGACTCGGCAAATGGTGATAGAGCTAAATCTGGAAAAATGCAGAAGAGTCCTTCTGTGAAGGTTGAGAAGGTTGAAAATGGTACATCAAGGCCAATCTCAGCAAAGGTACACCATGTGGATggcaaaattgaaaaaaataatggtGCTGCAAATGTCAAGGTGGAAAAGATAGTCAAGGAAGAGATGCAAGTTTCTGGAACAAAGAAAATGTCAACAAGCTCACCTGTTACCCCAAAGCTGAAGACTATGATTAAATCTAATGATGCGATGAGAGACAAAATACGGGATCTTCTCCATGAGGCTTTATCCAAGGTTTCAGGAGAGGCTGAGGAGGATATGGTGGATGAAGTAAATGCCTGTGATCCTATTCGTGTTGCTGTGAAAGTCGAGTCTGTGCTCTTTGAAAAGTGGGGCCCTTCAAATGGTGCGCAAAAGGTCAAGTATAGGTCCCTGATGTTTAACTTGAAGGATCAAAACAACCCAGATTTTCGGAGAAAAGTTCTACTCGGCTATATTGAGCCAGAACGGTTAATCAATATGAGCACGGCTGACATGGCTAGTGAGCAGAGGAAGAAAGAGAACGAGAAGATCTATGAGAAGGCATTGTTTGAATGTGAACGTGGAGGTCCACCAAAAGCTACGACAGATCAATTCAAGTGTGGGAGATGTGGTCAAAGGAAATGCACCTATTACCAAATGCAGACTCGTAGTGCTGATGAACCTATGACAACTTATGTCACTTGTACTGTCTGCAGCAACCGTTGGAAGTTCTGTTAA
- the LOC112717657 gene encoding serine/threonine-protein phosphatase 7 long form homolog, protein MAIDQHERVHVQCQKALVNALVERWHPDTHTFHLPVSKCAVTLKDVTVILGLPTDGLPITGMTMNSFEVLETECLQQFGVAPRKSDCRASCIKLTWLQDLKERLQLVDETSIQSWGSACLALLYRSLCRASRFDCKEIDESNYVNELSHIRWHNWERRDRRFRYFTLEHFRKALDDLQEGQFVWLAYAVDRLDPDIISAGIYMHSVV, encoded by the exons ATGGCTATTGACCAACACGAGAG AGTTCACG TTCAATGTCAGAAAGCACTGGTAAATGCTCTAGTCGAAAGGTGGCATCCAGATACACACACCTTTCACCTTCCTGTTAGTAAATGTGCTGTGACACTGAAAGATGTTACTGTTATTCTTGGTCTTCCAACAGACGGTCTTCCAATAACAGGGATGACTATGAATAGTTTTGAAGTCTTAGAGACGGAGTGTTTGCAGCAATTTGGAGTTGCACCAAGAAAGTCAGACTGTAGAGCAAGCTGCATAAAACTGACGTGGCTTCAAGATCTAAAAGAACGATTACAGTTGGTTGACGAAACCAGCATACAGAG TTGGGGATCTGCATGCCTGGCACTCCTGTACAGGTCATTATGCAGGGCATCTCGTTTTGATTGTAAGGAAATCGATG AATCCAATTATGTTAATGAATTAAGTCATATTAGGTGGCATAACTGGGAGCGTAGAGACCGACGCTTTAGGTATTTTACGCTTGAGCACTTTAGGAAGGCCTTGGATGATCTCCAGGAAGGCCAG TTTGTGTGGCTTGCTTATGCTGTTGATCGCCTTGATCCGGACATAATTTCTGCAGGCATCTATATGCATTCAGTTGTGTGA
- the LOC112715737 gene encoding uncharacterized protein, translating into MEGSDNSDLDFNQKGVEATPYYTPHQKPSLPESGPEPVNIDFSSPDSGIDSFGASMKEEPGSSSSTSSDSETDSFSLSGTDIHDTPANTDEKGLPKGIKMQEFPDTDAEQHSHKLGEDKTDSILMGQNRNYEELLSKFNKTEEELKVSNLKLSLSEQEILQLKDELDNVRKELKVKVNDLECENGQVLELQKQTAELETHVPDCCNKIANLVEQLEAAKEQLKTSNDELVRLREELQSRSSDTHELQAQLEVAKENTATLECQLGSRRKQILQLEGRISCYKANGTKHARAMQKLKDEMLTSKAQITWERDQMQANIHSLSAIQKEMGSTLRECEARGDLLQKQLIQFETEKLKEEEQHATEKMALQGEISCLKEELGQRRHDVEAVNMEFDKHKQKYDMLTTERDEANAKIDKLMAELSFRDNQITEVDRELSQLRAQNAELISVSETRKNLIDELKMNVEELEKEVTMQKVVISDRDEEKREAIRQLCISLEHYRNGYKELLQAFIGFRRHHAVIAS; encoded by the coding sequence ATGGAAGGTTCTGATAATTCTGATTTAGATTTTAACCAAAAGGGTGTGGAGGCGACACCGTATTATACACCACATCAGAAACCAAGTTTACCAGAGTCTGGCCCTGAACCTGTCAATATCGACTTCTCGTCTCCAGACTCAGGTATTGATAGCTTTGGGGCTTCTATGAAGGAGGAGCCTGGATCATCTTCCTCGACATCCTCAGATTCGGAGACAGACTCTTTTAGTCTATCTGGAACTGACATCCATGACACACCTGCGAATACTGATGAAAAAGGGCTGCCTAAAGGTATTAAGATGCAAGAATTTCCTGATACTGATGCAGAGCAACACAGTCATAAACTTGGGGAGGATAAAACAGATAGCATTCTGATGGGACAGAATAGAAATTATGAAGAGTTGCTCAGCAAATTCAATAAAACTGAGGAAGAGCTTAAAGTTTCCAACTTAAAACTTTCACTCTCAGAACAGGAGATTCTCCAGTTGAAAGATGAGCTTGACAATGTGCGGAAAGAATTAAAAGTGAAAGTGAATGATCTTGAATGTGAAAATGGACAGGTACTGGAGTTGCAAAAGCAAACAGCCGAATTGGAAACTCATGTTCCAGATTGTTGCAACAAGATTGCAAATTTGGTGGAACAGCTGGAGGCAGCAAAAGAACAGCTTAAGACGTCAAATGATGAACTTGTAAGGTTAAGAGAGGAACTCCAGAGTAGGTCATCTGACACGCATGAGTTGCAGGCACAGCTTGAAGTGGCAAAGGAAAACACAGCCACATTAGAATGCCAGCTTGGTTCTAGGAGAAAGCAGATTCTGCAGCTTGAGGGCAGAATTTCATGTTACAAAGCTAACGGAACAAAGCATGCACGTGCGATGCAAAAATTGAAGGATGAAATGCTTACTTCCAAGGCACAAATCACTTGGGAGAGAGATCAGATGCAAGCTAATATTCATAGTTTGTCAGCGATTCAAAAAGAGATGGGATCTACACTCCGGGAGTGCGAAGCTAGAGGCGATCTTTTGCAAAAGCAGTTGATACAATTTGAAAccgaaaaattgaaagaagaagAGCAGCATGCTACCGAAAAGATGGCTTTGCAGGGTGAAATCAGTTGTTTGAAGGAAGAGCTTGGTCAGAGAAGGCATGATGTAGAAGCTGTTAATATGGAATTTGACAAGCATAAGCAAAAGTATGACATGCTCACAACTGAAAGAGATGAAGCCAATGCCAAGATCGACAAACTTATGGCTGAGCTAAGCTTCCGGGACAATCAAATTACAGAAGTGGACAGAGAGTTATCCCAGCTACGTGCACAAAACGCAGAGTTGATTTCAGTATCGGAAACAAGAAAGAACCTAATTGATGAGTTGAAAATGAATGTGGAAGAGCTTGAAAAAGAGGTGACTATGCAGAAGGTTGTGATCTCAGatagagatgaagagaagagggAGGCAATCCGGCAGCTATGCATTTCACTTGAGCACTATAGGAATGGATACAAAGAGCTTCTTCAAGCCTTTATAGGGTTCAGGCGTCATCATGCTGTTATAGCTTCCTAA